The genomic DNA TCGAATCCGGTTGCCGCCTCCATTTCTTATTTTATATAATTAGTGGACAGGTCTTAATGTGGAATACGCCGGGGTGGCGGAACTGGCAGACGCACAGGACTTAAAATCCTGCGGTAGGTGACTACCGTACCGGTTCGATTCCGGTCCTCGGCACTGCCAAAAAATTATTAATATGCCGGTGTGGCGGAATTGGCAGACGCGCACGACTCAAAATCGTGTGGGTTTATCCCGTGTCGGTTCGACCCCGACCACCGGTACCATATATAACAAAAAGCCTGTAAAGTCAATGCTTTGATTAATTTAGAGCATTGGCTTTTTTGTTTTTTAAAGAATTAAAGCTAAAGGCTAATCGTGTACACAACATGACTACACGCCCACCGCTTAATTGGATGCCTTTAGGATTATGTTAATCTTAAAGGGGGAGAAAATTTGGCAAAAATACGTGCTATGAAAAGGGTGGAATTAGAAAAAACTTTGCAATAACTTTACGATGGTTTTCAGCTAGAAAACAGAGGAAAAAACTTATCCGAATTGACAATCCGTTTTTATGAGCAAAATTTAGTACCTTTCTTCCGCTTTACAGTGGAAATAGGGTTGAGTACGTTAGAGAGATTGAGAAAGTTAGCGGAACGAGTTAGATTTCATTATTATGAATCGTTTGGTAAATATTCAGGTAGGGGATGTGAAAAGCACATAAAGTTCTTCACTCAACATCAAGGGAATATAAACATTTTATGGGCAATAATTGAAACAAAAGAAGAGCAAAGACGTATTAAAAAAGAACTAATCGATATTTTACAGCCTAAGTACGAAACAATGAAAAAAGAGGGGCTGCTTTACTAATCAAGCCACTGTAATGGAAGAATTTTTTAAATTACTAAAGGAGTGATAAATTCAATGATTTATCGCTTTTATAATCAGGATAAAGAATATGAAAGCTGGTGCAAGGAAAATCAAAGTGGATTTGTTTTTAACTATTATGGTGGAACATTAGACAGAGCTGATATGAACAAAATACATAAGGTGGTTTGTCCTTTTCTTTGGAGAAAAGCTGATGAAGGGAAAAGAACTACTACATATGAAAATGTGTGTTCGGAAAACCTTGATGATTTAATTGAATTTGTAAAAAACGAGCGTGGTTCTTCTTGGTCATTTTGTAAAGGGGTTTATTGTTTCGGAGAATAAACATTGATTTAAAAAGCTGTTTTATTTTAAAAATTGAAACAGAATATATTATTTATCGTTTAATTAACTTTTATTTTCATGTTGAAATTAATATAAATCTTTTAACATAATTGCAGTTTTTACTATTAAAATTAATTCTAAAAAAAGTACTAAAATACGGAAGAATTATGTATTTTGCAACTGGATGAATAAGGACATGATTTTTATTGCGTATAAATGTCAACACAAATATGTACACTTTTGCTTGTTTAAGGATGTACAAAATCACTCGTTTTCTTTCGCCAAATGGTCCTTTAAACGATAAGAATCTCCAATGATAGAGACAACGGTTGCGTGATGTAAAATGCGGTCTAAAATCGCATTGGCCAGCTTGGGTTCTTGAAAGATTTCATCCCATGCTTTAAAATTCACATTCGTTGTAAGAATCGTACTACGCTTCTCATAACGCATATCGATGAGTTGGAAGAAAAGCTTTGCGTCCTCGGCATCAATCGGTAAATAACCGATCTCATCAATAATTAATAGTTTATATTTTGTATAGTGTTTTAATCTGCTCTCTAACCGATTTTCTAAACGTGCTTTCTTCAGATTTTGAATTAAATCATGGCACTTAATGAAATAAGTGCTTGTACGTTTCTTCGCTGCCTCAATCCCAATGGAAGTGGCTAAATGTGTTTTTCCTACGCCACTTGGCCCTAGAAAAACTATGTTTTCATTTGCTTCGATAAATCGAAGCGTTAAAAAATCTAAAATTTGTTTTTGATTTATTGACGGTTGAAAACTAAAATCAAAATCCTTTATTATTTCTTTCAAATGCGGAAAAGCCGCAACCTTCACCATCGATTGAATCATATTTTGTTCACGTACATCAATTTCGTAATTCGTCAGTTTCACTGGCGTATCTACCAGTGACAATTGATGGTTAACGCTGAAGTCTAAGACTTCATTTAAATGCAAGGACATTTGCTTGAGCTTCAAATAATCCAAGTTTTGTATGAGTTGTTGATAGTTTGTTGTAGGATTCATTATTTATACACTTCCCCAATCGTTGCTAAATTCCGTTTTGCTAGATCATCAATATCCGGATAATTGGGCATGGAAACGCCCAAGGCTTCTTGATAATGTGCTTCCTGATAATTTAATTTCTTGTTACTTATAGGGTGTTGCGCAATCAGTTCCGTGTTATAATAAATCCATAATTGATTATCATACACTTGTAAGCCTACTTTCTTTCCTTGGTATTGTGCTGGTACCGAGTATTGGTTTGATTTGTAGGAAATCATGTTGGATGCATTGACTTTTACAAGCGTATGTTTGATCCGATAGGAATCTCTTACTTTCTCGGCTGGTAACTGGAGTAGGTGATTCCTTTCTTTTTTGAATTCTATCGCAGGAATTTTTCCAGTTCCTTGGTGGACCTCATGGTTCACCCGATGAGATAAGTCTTGCACAAATTGATGTAATTCTTCCAAGGTCAACTGACCTTGATAAGCATGAATTTCATCTAATATTTTCATTGTGGTTTCGACTTTTCCTTTTGTCCGTGGACGTCCAGCAATGCATGGCTTCACCTCAAAACCAAAATCCTTAGCGAATTGCGCAAACTTGGCATTCACTCTTCCTGGAGAATGTTCTGTTCTTGCCTCATCCATAACGGTTTTCATATTATCCGTGATTATTTCAGCCGGCACCCCTCCAAGAGCTTCGAATGTTTCTGTTAAGAAGGAAAACAGGACACTTTGTGATTTAGAAATACTCATTAGGAAGGTTCTGAAACGTGAATGAGATAAAATCAGTATTGCAACATTGATTTCAACGTTCTGACCATCCTTTGTTTCAAAAGGAATACTCTCTTTCCAATCCAATTGTGCTTGTTTTCCTATAGGCGTTTCAAAACGTACTGTGCCTTTAGGAGAAGAAATCCGTTTATCCTCTTCAAAGTAAGCATTAAATTCGGGCGTTTTTGCAATATACGCTCGAAACGTCGATGCTGCACAATCCAGTCCATGATTATCCTTTAAATACTGCCATAGCACACGTCGATAATAAAACTTCTGCTTAGCATCTTCCGAAAGTAGTGCCGCAATATTTCATAGTATTCATCAATTTGGAATGCTTCTTTCGTGTACGTTTAGGAATAAATCCATTTAAATATTTATCAATGGTTCTACGATCTACACCTAGATCTCTAGCTAATTGATTTTTATTAATTTTCATCTTCAAATGCTCTATTAGTTGTTTTAATTTTGGTAAGTCTTCAAGACTCTTAAACTCAAAATCAGATTCGACATTAATCGATATGTACATACTAACCACCTCATGATTAGTATGAAATCTGAAGTCAATTTTGTACAATATTATTCAAGCATTTGTGTACATATTTAAATTATCATTTCTAATTGCGAAATGATCTCTTTTTTATTTGTTTATTTAGTGAAATATGTTACCATCCAAACTCTATTAAAAAAGTGAGTTGTTTGGAGCCCTTCGCTTCTATTTTGATGTAATGAAGAATGTTTTGTTAAAGAAAGCGAAAGGTAATATATGGAACTTTCATGATTATTTCTTCTTAAAAAATTTAAAAATATAAGCTCTGTTATAACAAAATAACGAGCAAATTTGGAGGTGAAATCATGAAGTTCCCTTCTAAAAAAGATTGGTGGTTAACCATTATCATTTGGGGAGCGATGCTATTTGCTATAGGAAGCGGTGTTTACGCACTCATTTTTGAAGAGTCTAATCTTATTGATTTTGTGTTTGTATTAATTTTTACTGTTATGCTTCCTGTCTTTTTGTTGTGGATGTGGCTGACGACATATTATGTATTAGACGAAAGCAACTTGGTTATCAAGTATGGGCCATTTAAAAAAATTATTCCATTAAACACGATTAAATCGGTTAAAAAATCGATGAATCCATTATCAAGCCCTGCCTTGTCATTAAAACGACTTGAGATTGTATACAGTCAAAATAACATGGTACTCATTTCTCCAAAAGATAGAGATGAATTCATGAAAATTCTTAGCAAACACTGTCCGCAAGCCGAAATAATACTGTAGTAGTTTTTCAATAATGTGGCAGATCACGGTGAGCTGGCGGTTGTTGTACTAATGACAAGCCATAAACGACCGGATTAATCATCGAGGATATGCTTCGTTACCATTGGAACCAAATGATTTACCTGGAAAGACAATTGATTCCTTATCGAAAAGAAATAGCACTTTAGATACAATTCCGGGCGTCAATTAACTAGCAGCCGCCACTTTTATTGCCGAGATGGGTGTCGATATCTCTGTATTCAAATTAGCTAAACACCTCGCTTCATGGGCAGGTGTATGCCCAGGTGACCTTATTTCTCGTCTATTTATGCTCTAACCAGCGAAAAAATTTCAGGTGTCCTAATAACGCAGCATATAAAAAAGGATATGAAACAGCAGAAATCCATATATTCCAATGGTGATGGTAAAGGTATCCCATTTTTAACGTTAGCCATTCGTAAAAGGTTGAAAAGACAGACCAAGCCATAATGTAAAAAAACTTAATAATGAATGAACGATTAAAGGGATACCAATTGATAATAAGAATAGTTGCAGCAGGGTATATTCCAAAAACAAACAAAAAAGTCTTTGGCTCTATAAAATAAGGTTCGAAAAATCCATACATATCATATTTATCAGTAATTCTATCGACTATCTCAGAACAAAATAAACCCCATAAAATACTTGCATAAAATTCAATTGGACGTAAATTTTTTTTTACCAAAAAAGCCGTCAAATTAAATACGACAATTGAAACATATAGAAACCACATAATTGCCACCCAATCTTAGTAAAGATGTTAATAAGGAAATCCCAACATGTCGGAAAAAATCTTAATACATTTTCTCCTTATCCGTTTTCCATTATTCTTTCCCTAACAAGAAAGGGAATAATCAATATCGTGTTTTTAATACAGCCAATAAATAAGACCACTCGTTTTATTTTGATTTTGAAGACTGTTTTTTCCTGCCAGTTAATAGTTATCAACTCAAAATTTCTACCGCTAATTACAGGTTCCAATTGTCAAAATTTAAGTTCTTTCTCTGAATTTCGGTTTACTATGAGCATAAAGCTTGGAGCTTCTTCGAAATTGGTTGGAAAATCGTTATTCGTAGATGCTAAGCCTATCATCCAATTGTTGGGCGGAGATTCGATTGTTGATAAGAATCTTCTTATTTCAACAAATGGATCTATTAAATTTGAAACGGGTGCTTTAAATGTAGAAGGAAAACAACAGAAAGTGCCAGTCTTAAAAGTGAATGGAAAATTATTATATTCTGTTAAATACATTGCAAAACTGTTTTCAGCTTCTACAAGCATGTCAAAGGATCAGCAAATTCTAATTAAAAAAAACGGAAAAACTATTCAATTGAAACTTTCTCAAAGTTCGGCAATCTTGAAAGGAAAAACCGTAAAACTACGTTCTTTTCCTATTATTTTAAAGAACCAAGCCTATGCCGATATATATGATTTAGTGCTGGTACTTGGCGGAGACGTGATACCTGTACAAAACGGCCTCTTTGTTTCGATATCAGGACTAATAAGTGGGGAAACATTTAATCTAGTATGGATTGACAAGTCAACACTTTTAGTATCAAATGAAACGGAAACAGGAGCACTTTCTTATTTAGTAGACGTTAATAGTAAAAAGGCTATTGCCAAAATAAATGGTACGGACCTTTCTGTGTCTCCAGATGGGAAACAAGCAATCTATTCTGATGAAACTGGTGTTGTCTATATTGTTGATCTTGTTACTCATAAAGTGAAGAAGATAAATGATCAGGATGACTCCCCGAAATTTGAGTTTGTTTGGGCGCCAGATGGAGAAAAGGTATATTTTATTCAAGGAGATAAAAGCGATAAGATTTCCTCACTGAACGTCAAAGACGGCACAATTACAGAGGTTTATAAAGATGGACTGGCTTATAAAAATGATTTGCACCTTTCTTTTGATGGTACAAAGATCCTTTACGCAGTTGGAAAAGAAGGAAAAACCGAATTTACAGATGATAATTCTGATGTGAAAGACATTGATGTAAAGGATACTGAAGTTCAATTATTTGAACTGAATTTGAAACAGAAAGAAATTAAGCCTGAACAGTTGACTGCAACAGCCGAAAATAAAGTTTTTCCAGCATATTTAGAAAATGGCAATGTAGTATATGTTGCTTATGATGTGGAAGGACATAAATCTCCTGTACTTACCATGATCGATACAGCACGAAAAACAACTTCATTGCTTTCAAACAAAGAGATTATCGCTAGTACAGTGACTGCGCAAGGAAAAATAATGCTTTTAGTTGCTGAAACAGACGGCAATTATGTTCTGTATGAGATGGATCGGGATAGTAAGAAACTGACAAAACTGGCCCATACAAAAATGGAACTTCAGTCAATTTCAGTTTCCAAGGACGGAAAATTGATTGCCGTAACAGCACCTGGTCAAGAAGGTACAAAAGTATTCATCATCAAAAATGGATATTTTGAAGCAGTAACAAAATAACTAAAAAATAAAGGAGAGATTTACCATGAATTTGATTAAACGACTTGCTTTGACAATTTTAGCTTTTGTAACAATTTTTGGATTCTCATTTTCAAGCTTTACTCATTCTGCAGAGGCTTCATCGAGAGTATCAGGAAAAGTAGTGATTGCCGGATCTACTGCATTGCTTCCATTAACACAGCAAGCAGCAAAAGAATTTAGGAAAACCCATCCAAAGGTATCGGTGGTTGTCTCAGGTTCGTCCTCTATTGCCGGACCACAGTCTGTATTGAATGGTGCTGCTACAATCGGTGCGTGTGACTGGGATGCTACAAAACCAGTTGAAGGTTTCAGTGCTTTTAAAGGATTAAAAGCCCATAAAATTGCAGTAATTCCATTCGCAACTATTGTTAATAAATCAAATCCAGTCAAAAATTTAACAACAGCTCAATTACAAGGTATCTTCTCTGGAAAAATCACGAACTGGAAACAAGTAGGCGGAAAAAATGAAAAAATTGTTGTAGTGAATAGAAAGTTCGGTTCAGGTACACGTGTTAATTATCAGATGAAAGCTTTAAAGAATGCAAAGTTTATGACAAAAGGAGAAAATTACAAAGAAGTCGGGAAAAGCGGTGAAATGCTTGCTGCTGTAGAATCAAATCCTAACGCGATCGGCTACATCGACTTAGCATATGTAAAAGGAAATGTTAAAGCGGTTAGTTATAACGGCGTAGCTGCTACTACTGAAAACGTGATCAAGGGTAAATATCCGGTTTGGGGCTATGGATACTTATTGACAAAAGGAACTCCTAAAGGGGCAGATGCTGAGTTTATTAAATATATCCAAAGCAGTAAATTCCAAAATGGATCACTAAAGAAATTAAAATTTATACCTATTTACAAAGTGAAATAAGCAACCTCTTGCAGGGAAAAAAGAAATTGAAATTGAGGGTGACTCATAATGGTTCAGACCACTTATAGTTACCCTCCTTTTCATACTATATGGAGGAATTATGGCAAAAATAGAACAAGAATTTCACCCGCCGTCAATTAAAGCAGGTGATTTATTAAAGAAACAATTAAAACGTAATTATTTGAAAAATCATTTATTTAAAATAATTTGTTTTTCAAGTGCTTTATTACTCGGAATAGTACTATTGGCTATTACAGTTTTTATCGGAAAAACTGGATTACTTGTTTTTAAAGATGTACCCGCAAAAGAATTTTTCTAAAATCGAAGCAGTTAAAATTCCTGTTTTAGCAGCCGGAAGAATGATTCGAAATATGGTTTGAAAGCGAGTTGCCCCAAGAGCATAACTACCTTCCTTTAGATATTCAGGCACCGTTGAAATGGCGTCATCACTTATCCTAGTGATAGTCGGGAGTACCATGAGGGTCAATACAAGTGATGCAGCTAGCAATCCATCTCCCATTAATGCCTCTGTCACGTCTCTTAAAAAAGGAATTAAAATGGTCAATCCAAGATAGCCATATATAACAGAGGGAATTCCCACTAACAACTCCAACATCGATCTTACTATTTTTTTAACCCATTCTGGTGCAATCTCGGAAATGAAAATAGCGAAAGCTAACGATATTGGAACAGAAAACAGCATCGTCAACCCAGTTAAAGAGAAGGTTCCAATAATAAAAATAGCCGCACCATACTTGTTTTCATAAATTATTTCATTGCCAATTGGTATAGGATCTGGGATCTATTTGGCTGAATATGCGTCTGATAATCGGTTAACGGAAGTCATAAGGGCATGTGTGGAAAGTTTGGCATCTGTACCGTCCATTGTGTTTGGATTATTCGGGTATGTGTTATTTGTTGATGTGTTCCAAATTGGATTGACAATTCTTGGAGCATCCGTTGCATTATCACTGCTTAATTTGCCGGTATTAACGCGTGTGACAGAGGAAGCATTACGTGCGGTACCGGTTGATGTGAGAGAAGCATCTTATGCTCTTGGAGCAACGAAATCACAAACGATTATCAAAGCTGTTATTCCAGCTGCTTTATCCGCGATTGTAACAGGTATCAGTTTGGCAGCTTGCAGAGCATTCGGAGAATCGGCAGTTATTTTGCTCGCAGGCGGAACCGGAACTTCTGGAGAAATGTGGGATTTCAATTTACTGTCACCAGGAGGAAATCTTCCCGTCTATTTATGGTATGTACAATCCGAAGCATTGGTCCCCGATGCAAAGGAAATTGCTGAAAAGTCAGCAGCTGTGTTAGTATGTATTATTTTATTAATGAGCACCTTTTTTAGAATTCCGGTATGGTGGAGGGAATTTCGATTTAAACGAAAAATTTTATTGAGAAGAAAGTAGTTTTTGTAAATACCTCATGTTTGCTGTAAGAATTCATAAAATGA from Bacillus methanolicus MGA3 includes the following:
- a CDS encoding phosphate ABC transporter substrate-binding protein produces the protein MNLIKRLALTILAFVTIFGFSFSSFTHSAEASSRVSGKVVIAGSTALLPLTQQAAKEFRKTHPKVSVVVSGSSSIAGPQSVLNGAATIGACDWDATKPVEGFSAFKGLKAHKIAVIPFATIVNKSNPVKNLTTAQLQGIFSGKITNWKQVGGKNEKIVVVNRKFGSGTRVNYQMKALKNAKFMTKGENYKEVGKSGEMLAAVESNPNAIGYIDLAYVKGNVKAVSYNGVAATTENVIKGKYPVWGYGYLLTKGTPKGADAEFIKYIQSSKFQNGSLKKLKFIPIYKVK
- the istB gene encoding IS21-like element helper ATPase IstB, whose product is MNPTTNYQQLIQNLDYLKLKQMSLHLNEVLDFSVNHQLSLVDTPVKLTNYEIDVREQNMIQSMVKVAAFPHLKEIIKDFDFSFQPSINQKQILDFLTLRFIEANENIVFLGPSGVGKTHLATSIGIEAAKKRTSTYFIKCHDLIQNLKKARLENRLESRLKHYTKYKLLIIDEIGYLPIDAEDAKLFFQLIDMRYEKRSTILTTNVNFKAWDEIFQEPKLANAILDRILHHATVVSIIGDSYRLKDHLAKENE
- a CDS encoding PH domain-containing protein, which codes for MKFPSKKDWWLTIIIWGAMLFAIGSGVYALIFEESNLIDFVFVLIFTVMLPVFLLWMWLTTYYVLDESNLVIKYGPFKKIIPLNTIKSVKKSMNPLSSPALSLKRLEIVYSQNNMVLISPKDRDEFMKILSKHCPQAEIIL
- a CDS encoding CBO0543 family protein; its protein translation is MWFLYVSIVVFNLTAFLVKKNLRPIEFYASILWGLFCSEIVDRITDKYDMYGFFEPYFIEPKTFLFVFGIYPAATILIINWYPFNRSFIIKFFYIMAWSVFSTFYEWLTLKMGYLYHHHWNIWISAVSYPFLYAALLGHLKFFRWLEHK
- a CDS encoding PstC family ABC transporter permease; protein product: MLFSVPISLAFAIFISEIAPEWVKKIVRSMLELLVGIPSVIYGYLGLTILIPFLRDVTEALMGDGLLAASLVLTLMVLPTITRISDDAISTVPEYLKEGSYALGATRFQTIFRIILPAAKTGILTASILEKFFCGYIFKNK
- a CDS encoding stalk domain-containing protein, encoding MVGKSLFVDAKPIIQLLGGDSIVDKNLLISTNGSIKFETGALNVEGKQQKVPVLKVNGKLLYSVKYIAKLFSASTSMSKDQQILIKKNGKTIQLKLSQSSAILKGKTVKLRSFPIILKNQAYADIYDLVLVLGGDVIPVQNGLFVSISGLISGETFNLVWIDKSTLLVSNETETGALSYLVDVNSKKAIAKINGTDLSVSPDGKQAIYSDETGVVYIVDLVTHKVKKINDQDDSPKFEFVWAPDGEKVYFIQGDKSDKISSLNVKDGTITEVYKDGLAYKNDLHLSFDGTKILYAVGKEGKTEFTDDNSDVKDIDVKDTEVQLFELNLKQKEIKPEQLTATAENKVFPAYLENGNVVYVAYDVEGHKSPVLTMIDTARKTTSLLSNKEIIASTVTAQGKIMLLVAETDGNYVLYEMDRDSKKLTKLAHTKMELQSISVSKDGKLIAVTAPGQEGTKVFIIKNGYFEAVTK